In Paenibacillus xylanilyticus, the genomic window GAGAACTGTGGGTAATATAGTATAATCAACTGCCATTCCAACTTATAAGGAGGAATTACCCACATGGAACTTAAAAATAAAACGGCTGTCATTACAGGAGCCGGTAAAGGTATTGGCCGCGCCATTGCCGAAGCACTTGCCAAGGAAGGTGTGCATCTCGGCTTGATTGCACGTACGGCTTCCGATCTGGAGGCCCTTCAGCTAACGTTAAGCGAGGCATATGGCATTAAGGTCACAAGTGCTGTAGCTGACATTTCTGATCGTACACAGGCTGAAGCAGCAGTAGCAGCAATAGAAATGGAACTAGGCGCGGTTGACATTCTCATCAACAATGCAGGTATTGCCAGCTTCGGTACCTTGCTCGACATGGAGCCTGAAGAATGGGAGCGTATCCTGCATGTTAACGTTATGGGTACATACTATGTGACTCGTGCCGTCCTGCCGAGCATGATCAAGGAAAGCAGCGGCAGTATAATCAACATTGCTTCCACAGCGGGTGAACGTGGATTTGCTACAGGATCAGCATACTGTGCATCCAAGTTCGCGCTGCTGGGGATGACCGAATCCCTGATGCAGGAAGTGCGCAAATCCAACATTCGTGTAACGGCGTTAACCCCAAGCACAGTTAATACAGAGCTTGCTACCAATGCCGGATTGAAAATCGGAGACGAGGATCGCATGATGCAAGCGGAAGATGTAGCCGAGCTGGCTCTGGCGACACTTAAGCTCTCCGATCGTGTATTTGTCAAAGCTGCTGGAATCTGGACAACCAATCCGCAGTAAACAGCAGAAATGAATTTGGCCGCCCGGAAACCTCCTGGCGGTCTATTTTCATTTTACCTAAGAGATGCTGCCGCGCCTCTATTTGTCCCACAAACGGTCCAGATCCAGCTCTTTGGACACGGCGATTAACACAACTGCTGTCTCATCTCCAATGTTCGTTACCTCATGGGGAACGATGGCATTCCAGCTAAACGAATCCCCCACTTCCAATATCTCAACGTCCTCACACTGTGCTGCACGAATTCTGCCCTGGAGGACCAGGTGACTCTCTTCCCCTGCATGCTTGTTGACCCCTGTGGAAACACCCGGTGGCAGTTCTACAATCGACATGCGCATGGCCCCTTTTGCCGTCAGATGCTGTACCTTGATCGAACCGCTGCCCGCAGTCGTTTCCTGCCGCTCATCCTTGCGCACCACATTCATCCGCTGTTCTGGTGTAAGCAGCAGGTAAGGCAGGGGAACCTCCAGATAATCCGCGATACTTTCAAGTGTAGCAATGGAAGGGGATGTCTTGTTATTTTCGACGTTGCTGATAAAGCCCTTTGACAACCCCGTCCCCTCGCACATTTGCATAATCGTAATCTGTTTTTGCTTCCTAATCGTACGAATGGCCAAACCGATATCCATACTGCTTCTCCTACCCTTCTCTTGCTAAATCTTCAGTCTGTCGCACGGGGAGACTCGTAATAAATGATCCGATTGCCAAACGGATCTGTCACGGTCATTTCCCTTAATCCCCAAGGCGTATCCGTAATTCCCGGCCTGGACTGTTTGTATTTTTTCTGATTAAGCCTGCCACAGAGTGCACCCAGATCCTTCATTTCTATTCGCAGCGCAGCTCCCGGCGTACAATCGCCGTGATGCTCGGACAGGTGAAGAACAATGGAATCAAGCGATATCTGCATATATAAGGGCATCCCCTCTTCAAATCGATGCTCCCAATCTACGACAAACTCCAGGTAGTTGACGTAAAACTCTTTGGCCTTATCCTCATCAAATATTCTCAAAATAGGCACGATCCCTTGCAGCATCCTGATCACATCCTCGGGATTAATATGAACATCACAATCAGCAGCGTTATTTTAGTAGTTAAGTTAGAGATTTTTAATACGTAACATATTTTCATAATACAAAAAAAATATTGACCCTACAATGGATTCGTGATAAATTTTGTTTATAAATAAGAATATTTATTTCATATTGGTGAACTATTATTATATAACTTTCTTCAGGCGGTGATTTCAATGAATACCTCATTTACTTATGAAGTTCGATTGCCTTCGAATTACAATACAGATCAGCAATATCCCGTTATTTTCGCCCTCCATGGTATGGGTTCGGACGAGCAGGATATGCTTCGTCTAATGGAACCCCTGCAATCTGATTTTATTATCGTAGCTGTTCGGGGACCCCTTGTTCAGGGCAGCGGTTATGCCTATTTTCAAATTAAAAGCATTGGTAATCCGGTTCGTGAGCTGTTTGACGCTTCGGTTCAGGGTTTGCAGCAGCTGATCGGAGATTTGTCCTCTGAATATGCCATTGACCCGACTCGACGTTATATTGCGGGATTCAGTCAGGGTGCCATTATGGCGATGACGCTCTCCTTGATCATGGGTGATGCAATCAAAGGAATCGTAGCCATGAGCGGATACATTCCGCAATTTGTAAAAGACGAATATCCAATAGACCCTGGAACTTCGTTATCCGTATTTATCTCCCATGGAGACCAGGATCACATGTTTCCCCTGCAGTTGGGTGAAGACAATGCGAATTATTTCCGTAAACATGCTCGCAGTGTAACTTACGTTCCTTATTCTGGTGGACATCACGTCACCGCAGAGCTTTATGATCAATTCCAATTATGGCTTCGCAGCGACGCTGAACTGGCTGCCAACCATACGAAAGGACTGAATGCATAATGATGCCATCCTTCTTTATCGCACATGGTGCGCCTTCACTTGCACTGGAGGAGAATGTTTATACCGAATTCCTGCAAAAAATCGGACAGGATCTGCCGAAACCCCGAGCTATCGTCTTATTCTCCGCCCATTGGGAGTCTGCAACTCAGCTTGTATCCTCTACGGCTCAATATGAGACAATCTATGACTTTGGCGGTTTCCAGCCGGAACTGTATCAGATCAAATATCCGGCTCATGGGCACGCTGAGACTACTGCAGATGTTCTTCGTCTGCTTAAAGAAGCTGGCATTCCCGCTGAGGCTGATTCCGTGCGCGGGCTGGATCACGGTGCCTGGGTTGTTCTTCGCTTGCTCTACCCAGATGCAGATGTCCCGGTCATTGCACTTTCCGTGAATCGCTACTTGACGAATGAGCAGCAGTATCAGATCGGTCAAGCACTTGCTGTACTTCGCGAACAGGATATCCTTGTGATTGGCAGCGGCGGCACAGTCCACAATTTGCGCCAGCTGAACTGGGAAAGTAACGGCGTGGACTCCTGGGCCTTGGAGTTTGACCAATGGCTGGAGGACAAGCTTGTCCAGTGGGATACGGAAGCCCTCTTCGCTTATGACAAGGTAGCACCATCCGCTCGTGCTGCAGTCCCTACACCAGAGCATTTTGTACCCCTGCTGCTGGCTATGGGAGCTGGCGATCAGACCAAGAAGGCATCCCTGTTATTCAAAGCATATCAATACGGTAATCTAAGCTTGTCCTGCTGGAAGTTTGATTAAGCTTAAGTAGCAATACCATAGTCATTGCTGAACGCAAGGAATACATCAATCGGCACTCCCTGGAGTGCCTTTTTTCATGCCTATTGTATGAATTGAATATCTACAATTCCTCCTTATTCAAGATCTTAAAATTTGTCCATATTATATTATGACCTTTTTTGCATAATGCTGGGATATGTAAAGCGGGTTATAATAACATTTAGTGGTAATGCACAAGATGTAACTAAGAATCTTAAATTTTACACCTATCAAATCTTCTGGGAGGAACAATCAACGTGGCTGATCAAGCAAAGTCAGAGAGCTTTATGTCTCTCGTCAAAAAGGGGAATACGTCCTCGGCTGTAGCTATGGCAGGTAATGCCGTACTTGCATTGTGCAAAGGAGGAGCCTTTCTATTCAGTGGCAGTGGGGCCATGTTTGCCTCAGCCATGCACTCGCTCGCCGATGCCATCAATCAGGGGTTCGTCTTTGTCGGAAGTGTATTATCCGAGAAAAAACCGACACGCCGCTTCCCGACCGGTTTTGGACGGGTCATCAACATCTTCTGTATGATTGCCGTTATCGTGGTCACGATTATGGCCTACGAAACCATTCATGAGGGGATTCACCTCCTGAAGCACCCTGCGGGTCATTCCGGCGGCCTCTGGATTAACATTGCTGTACTTGTGCTGAACATTGTGATTGACGGTGCCATCCTGATTAAAGCGATGAAGGAGATCCTTGTGGAAGCACGGGCGCCGAAAGCATCCGGATTCTCTCTCGTTCCGGCAGCGATCAAAAATGTAGGACGCGCTGCACCGCCGACACGCCTTGTGTTCTACGAAGATGTAGTTGCTGTACTCGGAGCAACCCTTGCCCTCGTCTCTGTCGTTGTTATTGCATTGACCAATTTCGCATTGCTGGATGGCATTGTGACTACCCTGATTGGCTGTCTGATGATTGCCGTAGCCTTCCGCGTCGGATATGACAATATGATTGGACTGATTGGTGTGGCTGCACCACAGGATATCGAGGACAAGGTGTCCCAAACAATCTTGGCAGACTCCCACGTGGCCGATATCCAGATGATGCGTATAATCCAGGAAGGCCGTTATTATCATGTTGAAGGACTGATTGAGCTGACCAAAGGCCTGTCCCTGGCCGATGCCGATGATATCAAGTT contains:
- a CDS encoding 3-ketoacyl-ACP reductase; the protein is MELKNKTAVITGAGKGIGRAIAEALAKEGVHLGLIARTASDLEALQLTLSEAYGIKVTSAVADISDRTQAEAAVAAIEMELGAVDILINNAGIASFGTLLDMEPEEWERILHVNVMGTYYVTRAVLPSMIKESSGSIINIASTAGERGFATGSAYCASKFALLGMTESLMQEVRKSNIRVTALTPSTVNTELATNAGLKIGDEDRMMQAEDVAELALATLKLSDRVFVKAAGIWTTNPQ
- a CDS encoding helix-turn-helix domain-containing protein; the encoded protein is MDIGLAIRTIRKQKQITIMQMCEGTGLSKGFISNVENNKTSPSIATLESIADYLEVPLPYLLLTPEQRMNVVRKDERQETTAGSGSIKVQHLTAKGAMRMSIVELPPGVSTGVNKHAGEESHLVLQGRIRAAQCEDVEILEVGDSFSWNAIVPHEVTNIGDETAVVLIAVSKELDLDRLWDK
- a CDS encoding glyoxalase superfamily protein, which gives rise to MLQGIVPILRIFDEDKAKEFYVNYLEFVVDWEHRFEEGMPLYMQISLDSIVLHLSEHHGDCTPGAALRIEMKDLGALCGRLNQKKYKQSRPGITDTPWGLREMTVTDPFGNRIIYYESPRATD
- a CDS encoding alpha/beta hydrolase, with protein sequence MNTSFTYEVRLPSNYNTDQQYPVIFALHGMGSDEQDMLRLMEPLQSDFIIVAVRGPLVQGSGYAYFQIKSIGNPVRELFDASVQGLQQLIGDLSSEYAIDPTRRYIAGFSQGAIMAMTLSLIMGDAIKGIVAMSGYIPQFVKDEYPIDPGTSLSVFISHGDQDHMFPLQLGEDNANYFRKHARSVTYVPYSGGHHVTAELYDQFQLWLRSDAELAANHTKGLNA
- a CDS encoding DODA-type extradiol aromatic ring-opening family dioxygenase, whose translation is MMPSFFIAHGAPSLALEENVYTEFLQKIGQDLPKPRAIVLFSAHWESATQLVSSTAQYETIYDFGGFQPELYQIKYPAHGHAETTADVLRLLKEAGIPAEADSVRGLDHGAWVVLRLLYPDADVPVIALSVNRYLTNEQQYQIGQALAVLREQDILVIGSGGTVHNLRQLNWESNGVDSWALEFDQWLEDKLVQWDTEALFAYDKVAPSARAAVPTPEHFVPLLLAMGAGDQTKKASLLFKAYQYGNLSLSCWKFD
- a CDS encoding cation diffusion facilitator family transporter; the protein is MSLVKKGNTSSAVAMAGNAVLALCKGGAFLFSGSGAMFASAMHSLADAINQGFVFVGSVLSEKKPTRRFPTGFGRVINIFCMIAVIVVTIMAYETIHEGIHLLKHPAGHSGGLWINIAVLVLNIVIDGAILIKAMKEILVEARAPKASGFSLVPAAIKNVGRAAPPTRLVFYEDVVAVLGATLALVSVVVIALTNFALLDGIVTTLIGCLMIAVAFRVGYDNMIGLIGVAAPQDIEDKVSQTILADSHVADIQMMRIIQEGRYYHVEGLIELTKGLSLADADDIKFRIQEKLMTNPDIADAAISIIEDDGVNSWGKKHSDVVK